The genomic stretch AGGACTGGTGTCTTCACTGCATCGCTGCTTTCTCCTAATTTTCCAGCTTTGGGATAGACTCATTCCTATATAGTGATTTAAAAGGGATTTTCTATAAATGACATACTTTCTCCTCACTGTGGCGTCTCTCCTGCTCCTGAAGCCGCAGCACCTCTGCCAGCTCATTATTTCGGAGCTCTTCGAAGGCCCTCTGCTGGGCCCTCAGACAagccagctcctcctcctccatcacctccacCAGGGACTGTTCTATTGTCTTACCCACCAGGACCTCCAACACTGGCTGCACCTCCCTGTCAAAGTCAAACAGCTGCAGAGCATACTAGTAATAAGCGGTTGTGCATTTTGAAACATtgggtttttaattttataaaaaccTTGAAACATTTGGCATTGACATCCTACGTGACAATAATAGTTATCcacaaatattttacttttccaAAAGTTAGAGGACTCAcaagagacagaataacagcaGAGGCCGCCAACAAATCATGAATTTTAATCCCATATATGGGATATGTACACTCTGCCTCAGAGCAAAATAAGACATTACAACTATAAATTGGACTTCATGTGTACAATCAGATGAGTTTCCCCTTTAAATAACGTCTACAGCAGGTCGTATATTTTGTAAGAACAACGTTAAGGCAAAGAGGTGTGGAAAGTGTTGCCAGACCTCCCACTTGGATTACCTACCTCTCCCTCCTCTATCTGTGTTTCAACATCTTTGCCAGATTTAGCAGGTATGAAGAGCGGGGTTGCAGGTTTGTCCAGGAAAGCATCAGTCTGGCACTCGACATCTGATGCCACTACAATATCACTCAGTTCTTCGAGATAAAGCTCTGAAGGTCAAGAGCATTACAACACAGCTTTGGTTTCCAACAGCACGTTTAACAAACCCATAATGTATTGAATGTAGTACAGCTGTAAAAGTTCCAAAGCTGTCAAGAGAAGTGCCCAACCTGTTTGTACATCAATGTGTTTTCTGCCCTGCAGGGCCGCCGGAGTACTCGGTCTGAACTGTTCTCTGGCTCGTTTTCGAGCAATGGCTCTCCTCCTactctcctgttgtctttgtgcTTCAAGGTCTGGCTGAGCCGTCTGTCAAAGGGGGATGACAATCCACATTTTTAAGATGAAATGGCAGAAAGAAAGGCAAAGCTTCCAGGGATCTAACGTAGTTAATAGAATGTTTCATACTTACAGTTGGTGTGATTAGTTGGGCGTAAGTGTTTCCTCTGACAACACGACGGTCATACATAATGTTTCCATAATTACTGTGTGTCCTACATTGGcaagaaaaaacacagtcaGAAAGCAGTCATGCAGTCAGCTGATTAGCTAGTATTGTATTTgctttgtgtgtaaaatctgTATTAGTATGTAACAACTATAGCTGTCAAACATGAGTAAAACCTACAATATTGTGAGTAGTATAAGTACTATGAGTAATATTGGGATGTAGGTTATAGCTATGGTAGCCAGGTTCATCTGCCTTTATTCGACGCTCGTTGTACTGCTACAACACACTTACTGTTCAGACGGAGGCTCTCTGTATTTGGAGCGGTTCTCAACAGGTCTGGGGCGACTTGCGAAGGTGTAACTTTCGTTTGGAGTTCTCTGGCTTTGTGAAACTAAAGCCATTTTTTCTATCAGAAACTAGCAGAAACAATAAAGTATCGCAGTTGTAGATTTATTATTAAGCTAACGTGAATTTTTGGTCGCGGACAGGCTACTTCCAAAGATACTGTAGGTTGCTACTGTCCACCGAGAGGAGAGGGCGCAATGAACTGTTGTAGCAACCGTCTCTAGGAAGTGTAGCTAATGTAACGGACGTTACGTCACTTCCGTAAAACAAACGCTACGGGAAGCTTTCTAACTTTGACATCATATTATTTGCACTTATTTATGTATAGTTTTATTTGATTACGAACTGTGTTCACTGAATATTTGTAAAGTGtattctgaatttaaaaaaaagattttttatggGCGATGAAGCTTTGGGGCTTCAACCCATAGACGTAcctatttatatatgtattaatattaagGGTCTACGCTTCAACcccaaacacagcaaacacagtgACAACTGCTGGcttgtaaaccaatcagacgGACTGAAGCGCTGTATTGCGACACCTCTCATTTGAATAGTTTTAGTCTCACATGTGCAGTAATACTGAGCCCTGGAAAGTTGACGCTCTGTCCACGTGTTATTATTACATCTTTCGATCAGAAGTGCTGCATTAAATGTAGATGGTATTGTGCAATGTGTCTAGTGAATTTGttgttaatttaataaatgcaCTATTCAAAAAGCCTACACATTTTTACTGACACAAAACCCTAACGTACCACATAGGTGTACTTTAGGCTTAGTGTCACTGTAGGCCCATCTCTAAGAACTACTACTCCTATTCTACAACTACATATGTCACTGCTATTCTACTGCTATTGTATTGTACCAACTACGAGGCTACAGTTAATAGAGTAGTCAAACCTGCCATTGCTACCACTACTATACTGCTACTaattctgctgctgcttctaCTACTGCTCCTACTATTAAAAAGTCCATTTAATAACAGTTATTGAGTTTTATATCATTACAGTCTTCCTTAACAGGGAGTTTGCCTTAGCAGTGTCGGTGTTTCTCATTGGCCTATTGTTTTTACACATCCtaggcatttttattttttatgtgagCTTAGAGTTTTAAGTACAATCAAAAGTTAAAGGGAGACTGTTTTTCAACTGCAGTTCATAATTTAAGCAAAACTGTTACAAAATTAGAGACATCAACAGAAATCCAGTAGCGTATTAGTACAAAAGTTACAATGCTGATGCAAATGACACTGTGTGTTTAAAAACTGTCACCACTAGTGGCTTTTCAGTTCTGAGTATGACATGTTGATGGAAGGACCACTTCCTGTAGCCTACAGATAAGGTGAAAGGTGACAAACATTACTTTGCTCATTAATGAGTTGCATAAGAAAAACATAAGAGATAGAGAGTTGAAAACTGGTATTCTATTGTAAATGTTTTCCGGAAATTCCATTGTTGGTTATTACATAAGTGAGAAGTTGTTGTATCTGTACCTCTACATGTTTTGTACACTTTAAACAGTGTACAAGCAAAACACAACTGTGTACTTGAAAACAGCTttgttttgcactgaaatgtGGGCAGAACAAGGCCTCAAGAAAACCAGgacagtgagagtgagagagcgtgcacacgcccacacacacacacacacacacacacacacacacacacacacacacacacacacacacacacacacataaacacacacgcacgcaaacacacacacacacacacacacacacacacacacacacaaaaaggtgTTGAAGGTGCCATTAGATAACAACTTTACTTAATTCACAACACAAATTgccaaataaaatatgttagCTACTACTAtgacttctacttctactacttgTACCACTACTACTAAGCTATAACCACTATATCACAAATACTACTACCAATGCTAAGATGATATATGCCATAGTTTAgcaaattttatatttttcataatgACCGACTATCAAATGTAAATGACCAAACAAATGACATTATATAACATTACAAAGAATAATTACTTATCCACAGCACAGCCAAATATAGCTGAAGACTAGGTTGGAGctatgtcatgttttttttaaatctttttaaattgctGCTTGTGACATTGTTTATGCGTTAGTTGTCAAAAATCATTAAGCATGATTACTGTAAAGGTCAAAATGTTCAGCTTGCCACTGTGTTTGCCTCTTCTCATTAGTGTTGACTGTGAGCCATGAGATTACGCAACTAACAAGgcacacatttttctctttttagtaCAG from Etheostoma cragini isolate CJK2018 chromosome 18, CSU_Ecrag_1.0, whole genome shotgun sequence encodes the following:
- the rsph3 gene encoding radial spoke head protein 3 homolog, yielding MALVSQSQRTPNESYTFASRPRPVENRSKYREPPSEQTHSNYGNIMYDRRVVRGNTYAQLITPTTAQPDLEAQRQQESRRRAIARKRAREQFRPSTPAALQGRKHIDVQTELYLEELSDIVVASDVECQTDAFLDKPATPLFIPAKSGKDVETQIEEGELFDFDREVQPVLEVLVGKTIEQSLVEVMEEEELACLRAQQRAFEELRNNELAEVLRLQEQERRHSEEKRRRIAQQKEVLKKEKETAEKIAARAYTQQYLADLLPAAFASLRSHGFFYDPVEKDIENNFFPWLMVEVNNSLEKRYAARGLLDAIIHDVTLKRLKMSKELETQ